TGAAGCACCTCAATCGCCTGCTTTCTCAGCTCAAGGAAAACTCGGCCGTGAGCGGCGTGCGGCGCGTGAACGGCTAGGAAAGAGTGCATGGACACGACTGAAGTTCTCGACATCTTCCGTTCGGCCGGAGCGGTGCTCGAAGGCCATTTCATCCTCACCTCCGGCCTGCGCAGCCCGGTGTTCCTGCAGAAGGCGCGGGTGTTCATGCATGCCGACAAGACGGAGCGGCTCTGCAAGGCGCTGGCGGAAAAGATCCGCGCGAACGTGTCCGGCCGCATCGACTATGTCGTTGGGCCTGCGGTCGGCGGTCTTATTCCGGCTTACGAAACCTCGCGCCATCTCGGCGTACCCGCGATCTGGGTAGAGCGCGAGGCCGGGGAGTTCCGCCTGCGGCGCTTCGAGATCGAGCCCGGCGCGCGTGTCGTGATCGTCGAGGACATCGTGACGACCGGCCTGTCGATCCGCGAAACGATCGACTGCCTGCGCAAGCTCGGTGCGGATGTGGTCGCGGCGGCCTGCATCATCGACCGCTCGGCCGGCAAGACCGACGTCGGCGTGCCGCTGATCGCGCTCGCCGAATATGAGGTTCCGGCCTATCCGGCGGACCAGCTGCCGCCCGATCTGGCGAAGATACCGCCCGTAAAACCCGGCAGCCGCAACATATGATCCTCGGCATCGGCAGCGATTTGATCGACATCAGGCGAATCGAGCAGACGCTGGAGCGCCACGGCGACCGCTTCATCGCCCGCGTCTTCACCGAGATCGAGCGAGCCCGTTCCGAGCGCCGCAAGCAGCGCGCGGCTTCATACGCCAAGCGCTTCGCCGCCAAGGAAGCGTGCTCCAAGGCGCTCGGCACCGGTCTGGCGCGCGGCGTATTCTGGCGCGACATGGGCGTCGTCAACCTGCCGGGCGGCAAGCCGACCATGCACCTGACGGGGGGCGCGGCCGACATCCTGGCCCGGCTGACGCCGCCGAGACACCGCGCGCTCATCCATCTGACCATCACGGATGATTTCCCTCTGGCGCAGGCATTCGTGATTATCGAGGCGCTGCCCGTCGAAGAATAGCCATCATCGTCTGTGACCTCGCGCCCGCGTGAACGGGAAGGCGTTGCCCGCGACGGTCCGAGCCGCTAAGACGAACCCCACCCGGAAATTGAGGAAGATATGAGCGTGGCCGAAAAGACCCAGAAGAAGGCCGGCGGTTTGGGCGAAACCGTCAGCGTGATCCTGCAGGCGCTTGTTCTCGCGCTCATCATCCGCACCTTCCTTTTCCAGCCCTTCTC
The window above is part of the Rhizobiaceae bacterium genome. Proteins encoded here:
- the pyrE gene encoding orotate phosphoribosyltransferase, which codes for MDTTEVLDIFRSAGAVLEGHFILTSGLRSPVFLQKARVFMHADKTERLCKALAEKIRANVSGRIDYVVGPAVGGLIPAYETSRHLGVPAIWVEREAGEFRLRRFEIEPGARVVIVEDIVTTGLSIRETIDCLRKLGADVVAAACIIDRSAGKTDVGVPLIALAEYEVPAYPADQLPPDLAKIPPVKPGSRNI
- the acpS gene encoding holo-ACP synthase produces the protein MILGIGSDLIDIRRIEQTLERHGDRFIARVFTEIERARSERRKQRAASYAKRFAAKEACSKALGTGLARGVFWRDMGVVNLPGGKPTMHLTGGAADILARLTPPRHRALIHLTITDDFPLAQAFVIIEALPVEE